GCATACCGCTGGCGGTCTCGGCGACAGCCTGGACCACCCCCGGTTCGCGCGCGATATCGGCCGCCTGGCGCTCGAGCGCGCCCTCTCCCAGGCGGCCTCTTGGCAGATCCAGAATTTGGCGCTGCGCGTGTCGATCAATATCAGCCCCTGTCATCTCCTCGACAGACGTTTTTGCGCAGACGTCGAGGACGCCCTGGCGCGCCACCCGGATGTGTCGCCGCAACGCCTGGAGATCGAAGTGACGGAGGGCGCGCCGCTCCCCGACTTCGAACGCGCCCGCGCGGCGCTTGAGCACTGCGCGCGCCTGGGGATCCGCATCGGACTCGATGATTTCGGGACCGGTCACGCCTCCTTGAGTTATCTGCAAAGATTTCCCGCGCAGACCATCAAGATCGATCGAAGCTTCCTCCGGGACATCGTGGCGAATCCGCGCGACCTCGCCATCATCGGCGGCATCGTCGCGACCGCGCGCACCCTGGGGGTGGATGTCGTGGCCGAGGGCGTGGAGCATCCCGAACAGGCGCAGTTACTGAAGGATGTGGGGTGCGAGCGGATGCAGGGCTACTGGGTGGCCGAACCCATGCCTCCCGAGGATATCCCCGGCTGGGTGGCGCGCTACCACCTGCCGATGTCACTGTTCGCGAGTCGCAGACGCGGCAAAACGGGCGCGCCCTTCCCGGTACAGGCGCCAGAGAGCGACAGGCACACGGTCCGCCCCGCGACCGTGATCACGGGTTTCCTGGCGGAGGATTTCTCATAGCGCCCATGGTGGTGGGGCGCAGGACAAGGCAAAGTGATCGCGACGGAGACGAGCCGACGATGACCAAAATATCCCATCAAACGACGGGCCGCGCGCGCCAAGGCGGCCCATGAAGTGCGGCGCGCGCAAGGCGCTTATCGCCATCGGGGGGATCGCCGCATGACCGTGCGCTGGCATGAAACCGCCCTCCTCGATCCGGGCGCGCTCCACGACTATGAGCACGCGATCCTGGCGCAGGCATCGACGGGCGATGTGGCGCTCGGCTTTGCGCGCCTCGGGCCCTGCGCGTTGCTCGGGGCCTTCGATGACCCGGATCGCTCGCTCAGACGCTCATTCGTCGATGGGCACCTGCCGATCGTGCGCCGGCGCACCGGCGGTGGCAGTCTTTATGTCGACCCGGGGACGACCCTCATGGTGGCAGCCATACCGCGCGCCTTGGCACCGCGCCACACACTGACAGAAATCATCGTGATGGTCGGCGAGCTGATTGCCGAGACCTTCCGCCACCAGGATATCCCGGCAACCTTTACCGCCCCCAACGACATCACGGACGACGGCCGCAAACGAGGTAGCGTGTTCGCGGTGCTGGTCGACGACCGGATCCTCATAGAGGCCGTTCTCTTGTTTGCGGTCGATATCGAATCGTTGATGAAGACCATCAAGCTGCCACTCGAGAAATTGTCGGCGGCGGGATTGTTGGCCGCCGCCCAGCGGTTTGCTCCGATCGGCGGCACGGAGCCCTCGGCCGTGGCGGCGCGCCTCTATCCCGCGATCGTTGCGGCGTTGGCCACGCGCCTGACGATGGATGTGGCCCTCCAGGCGCCGCCCGCCACGCGTATCGGCCCCCCGCCCGCCGCCTGCCAGGGCGCCCCGCGCCCCGACGTCAGCGCCTTCCTGAAGACCCCTGGCGGCGTCTTGTATCTTGACATCCGGCTCGATGGCGCGAGGGTGCGCGCGGCGCGCATCGTCGGCGGGGTGCAGTGCGCGCGCGCCACCGACTTAGAACATCTGGCGGACGCCCTGACCGGGGTGCGCCTTGATGAACTGGAGGCCGCCATCTTGGCCGCGGCGCCGGACGATACCCTCGGCTTCAGCCGCGGGGACCTTGGCTACCTTGCCCGGCTGTGCGTGGAGCGTCATGTCCTGGGCGAACGCCTAGGAATCCCGGGGGACGCCGAGCGCGTGACGCTCTACAGCCCGCGCCGCGACCAGGGGTTCGCGGATCTGCTCGCCGATGTCGGGGCCCTGCTTCTGCCTTACTGCGCCAAACCCGCGTGGTGCAAGTGGCGCCATCGCGACGGCTGCCCGGAATGCGGGCAATGCGCCGTGGGGGAGGCCTATCGTCTGGGACGGGAACGTGGGCTCCCCGTGACCACGATCACCCGCTACGAGCATCTTCACATGGTGTTGGCGCAACTGCGCGCCGCGGGGATACGCACATTTCTGGGCGTCTGCTGTACCGAGTTCTTTCTCAAGCGCGACTATGCCTTCATAGAAGCCGGCCTGGGTGCCCTATTCATCGACATCGGCGGCGACACATGTTACACGCTACGCGCCGAGGAGTCGGCGTATCGCGGCCAATTCACGGCCGAGGCGACACTCGACCCCCGGTTGCTGGACCGGGTATTGCGCCTCGGCGATAGCCGTTAGCCGTTAGCCGTTAGCCGTTAGCCGTTAGCCGTCTATCCAGAATGAATAATCCATCTTCAGGAACTCTTCGTAGGGGAGGTAATGCGAGGAGTCCGAGGAGAAGCTCAAGCTCACCATGCCATTGAAGATGTTGACGGTGCCGGTGCGCAAATAGAAGCGTCCTTCCATCGAGCGCAGCGTCCTCATGTTATCGAGGATCTCGCGGACACGCTCGGCCGGGACCAGCGCATTCCCGGGGTAGGGGCATTTCGGGTAGGCGAGACAGATGTCGGGGTTGGTGAGTTCGTTTATGGCAAGCAGGCGATACCGGAAGGGGTCGTCGACCACCCACACGACCGCCTGACTGCTCGAAAAGTGCAGCATGACGTGATAAATGCCGTGGACCAGGATCAGCTCCTCCATCACGCGGATCACGATATCGATCTGCGCGTCCATCTTGCTCGCAAGCCGCGAGGCCCCCGACGGGGCATCCGGCCGCGGATAGTCGGCATCGACCCGCCGGGGGCGGCGCGGGTCCTCATAGAGCGCCTGCGCCTGCGGCAGCTCGCGCAAGGCAAAGTCGGCCCCCACGAAACCAAGCACGCTGCCGTCTGCGGCGCGCACGAACTGCATGGCGGTCAAAGACGGGCGCAGGGCGCGCAGACTGATATATGCGGCGGATAGCACGAAATCCGTCGCCTGCCCTCCATCCCCGAGATCCGCCCATTGTTGGTAGTGCTGTCCACGGCTATTCGTAAGCGCATCCCGCTCGGACATGGCCTCCCGGACATAGGGGCGATCGGACCGGTCACGCCCGAAGTGTTCATCCAATAAGCCATCACGACTCATGTTGGCGGTGATCTGGCGACCGTTCGCGTCCAGGACGTACAGGAACTTGCAATAAGGCACCGAGGCGAAGGCCTCCCGCAGCGCGGCCTCCAGGGCGGCGCGATCGCCCCACATGTGCGCGCATCGTTCGCTTAGGACTCGTAGCGGTTTGTAGAGGGCCTTCGTCAACATATTGCGCTGTTGCGCGACGGTGCCGTGCAAGGATTCCGATGGTGATGCCATGCGATTGCTCTCCCTATGCGCCCAGGCGCCCGCATTGATGGGGCGCCTTGCCTGATAAGCCAGTGTAATCCAAAAAAACGGGGGCGCGGGAATACTTCCCCGCGCCCCTGAAGGCGGCGGCTGGCCGGAGGATCCTTGCGCCGTCCATGGCCCATGCCGCGCCCGGACCGTCCAGGATGCACCTGGGTCCGCCGCGTCAACGCCCCGAAGACGCGCCCGGACCGTCCAGGATGCACCTGGGTCCGCCGCGTCAACGCCCCGAAGACGCGGGTGACCTGCGCACCCTATGGCCCGTGGGCCCCGCCCGCCTCTAGAAACTGGCGGTCACGGAGGTATAGAGCCCGTTGGAGTTGGGGATGCTGGCGATATGCCCGAGCATGGCATAGGCGAGCGTCAGCGAGACGTTCTTTGTGGGGATGTAGGCCATGAACACGTCCTTCCAGGCATTGCTCTGACTCACCGCC
The DNA window shown above is from Acidiferrobacter sp. SPIII_3 and carries:
- a CDS encoding DUF116 domain-containing protein, which encodes MTVRWHETALLDPGALHDYEHAILAQASTGDVALGFARLGPCALLGAFDDPDRSLRRSFVDGHLPIVRRRTGGGSLYVDPGTTLMVAAIPRALAPRHTLTEIIVMVGELIAETFRHQDIPATFTAPNDITDDGRKRGSVFAVLVDDRILIEAVLLFAVDIESLMKTIKLPLEKLSAAGLLAAAQRFAPIGGTEPSAVAARLYPAIVAALATRLTMDVALQAPPATRIGPPPAACQGAPRPDVSAFLKTPGGVLYLDIRLDGARVRAARIVGGVQCARATDLEHLADALTGVRLDELEAAILAAAPDDTLGFSRGDLGYLARLCVERHVLGERLGIPGDAERVTLYSPRRDQGFADLLADVGALLLPYCAKPAWCKWRHRDGCPECGQCAVGEAYRLGRERGLPVTTITRYEHLHMVLAQLRAAGIRTFLGVCCTEFFLKRDYAFIEAGLGALFIDIGGDTCYTLRAEESAYRGQFTAEATLDPRLLDRVLRLGDSR